AATGCGATTCACGTAGCGGATACGCAGCTCCCGATCGAACCGGATAATGACATCGGGGGCGTTGTCCGTGAGTGCGCGGAGTTCGTGATCGTGTCGGGTGGCTTCAGCACGACGGTGCCAAGCGGCCGCCGCGACCACGCCGCCAAATCCGGCGGGCTCGCCGGTGCGGGACAGCCGAGTGCGCAACGGAGGCACGGCGATGTTCGGCACCGACATCGGCACTTTCGAGCGTGCGTAAGACTGATCCATCGGTGGCTAAGTCCGCGTTGAGTTCTGGAGACCTCGGCAGCAAGTGAGGGGTCGCTAAAACTGTGCAAAGCGCGGTTTCGTGATGGTGAGTCGAATCCGGGCTGGTCCGATTCAATCCGAAATCCGGCTTTTTATATGATTCATCGTCACGGCTTGCGCGTCAAATCCTTTGTGTCGGAGCGCCAGCGTGCTAAGCGAGGACATCCGTATGCGGTATGTCCCGCGCAGTTGCGCCACCGCTTCCGTAGACCGGCGGGCTGCGCCGTTCTGTCTGATGACGTTTCGCGCGTCAGCTACCGCCGCCGCAGGCGCCCACGCTCGGCACGAGTACCGGCATCGGCAATACGCGCGACGTACAACATCACCGATTGAGGCGCGGTAAACGCTGGGAGCATGAATACTCAGACGTCTGGTGCAATGGGTCGAACTGCTCTCGCACATTCGTCCCTCAACAGATCGCCCACATTCCGCTGTGATGCGGCGAGCGCCGTCCGATGAGGCGCAGAAGATGTGCGCGTGCGATGAGCGCGTGCCGTAACCACTCGTTTTGATTCCCGACGTAGCACCTCCCCGCTTGATCGTCGACGCGCCGATCGCAGAACCCTCATGTCGAGGGCCGTTCTCACTCAAAACCGCAAAGAGCACCTGCAAGTTGTGCTGGCTTTCGGTGTCGGTGCGTTAAGCGTCTCGCCCCGAATCGGGCAGGTGCATATCACCGTCGACGACTTGCCGTGCAGTTTGTCGGCGCGAGCGGCGAGGCCGCTTCTCTGGTCGGCCGGCCGCGAGGTCCGTACAAGGTGCTCTTCGCACGCGCGGACGCTATCCACCACGTTATCATCACGCAAACGGTTCACTTCGTAGTTGCAGTGTCTGCGCCGCCGACCAGTTTCCGGCCGGGTGTCAAGTCTTGTTCGTCGCAGTGATCGCAGCGTGGGTCCTCACTGGCGCTCGGCCTTGCTGTAGAATCGTCGTCGAAATGCTTATCGTGACGGAGATAGCCCAGCGGGAGAGCCAAGGTGACGGCTTCGGTCTAGTCTTCTACTCCAATCGTTTTGCGGTGGACCTTCACCGTCCTGGTGGTTCGCGCGCTGAGCCGCGCCACCTGTACGTTCAAAAGGCCTTTCGCGACGAGCCGGCGCATCCTTCACATCGCGTGTGGTCAGCCAAGCGCGCAGCGTGAACTCGCGGAGCGCGCGCGACGGCAGTGAGTCGAGCGCGTCGATCCGCGGCGGGGTTTCGGCTCGCCTGAAGCACTTCCGGCGTGGGCACCCTCCCGAGGGCGCGTCCAATGGAGCCGGCGACCACTGCGCGATCGATATCGACATCTCCGACGTAAATCAGGAGAACGACGATCTTGCCATGTTCGCTCGCGCGCCGTGACGCCGCACGTTGCGGCCATGACATCTAAACCGAGAATGCGAAGATCCATCTACATGGCGTCGGGAGTGAGGGCGGCGAACTTCTCGACGGCCTCGCAACGGTCGCGCGCTTCGCAGACAACTCCAATGCTCGGCTCAGCCCCGACGCGTGAAGCGAGCCCCTCCCGCACCAGCAAGTGGTCGTCCGCAGTCAGGATGCGAGTTGCCATGTGGGCGAAAGCGCGACCAGGAGGCGTGTCGGCAATTTGCCATTGGGCATTTTACCCAGGGGGCGCAGTGGGGATAGCCAGCTGGACCCGTACGCCCCGCCCAGGCGCGCTCTCGATGGTAAGCCGTGCGCCGATTGCGCCCGCGCGCTCGCGCATGCCGACAAGCCCGAAGTGGCCGTTTGCCGCCGCCTGTTTCACGTCGAACCCCTGCCCGTCGTCACTCACCTCCAGAAGCAGCGCGCGCCTGCTATACGCGCACTTCACCTCCACGCAACCACACGCCGCGTGGTTGCGCGCATTGGTCAGTGCCTCGAGGCCAATCTGCAGCGCCTCAACCTCGAGGCTCACTGGGTATCGGCGTCGCGCGCCCGTCCAGCTCACGCGCACGTCCACTTCCGAAGCCGCAAAGACCCGACGAGCAGCCTTGGCCAGCTGCTCGTCGATCGGCTGCGCCTCTTCCACTGACGTTCGCATCTCTACCACCGCTTGCCGCGCGTTCACCAGCACGTGACTCGTCTGATCGCGGATCGCTGCGAGGGTAGGGCCTATCCCCGTCGACCCGGCGGTCCTCACGACCGCGTCCAGCTGCATCCGGACACCGGCGACTTCGGAGAGCAAGGTGTCGTGCAACTCGCGGGCGACGCGCGTGCGTTCGGCGAGCGTAGCGTCAAATCGCGCACGCATTCCGGCTGCTAGTCGCCGCTGGCGCCACAGAATCAGGAGCCAGACCGCGCCGACAGTCGCCACGGCGCAGAGCCCCTTGAACGCAGTGGTCTCTGCGAACGCCGGCGGGATCAGAACGTCCATGGCTGCGGGCGTCACGCTCCACAGACCGTCGTCGTTCGCCGCGGTCACCTCGAAACGGTACGCGCCTGGCCTCAGGTTCGTGTAAAACGCTTCGCGCCGCGGCCCGGCGTCCTGCCACATCGTGTCGAGACCAACGAGCCGATAACGGAACTGCACGCGCTCCGGCACTGCCATCGACAGCGCGGTGTAGGAGATGCTGAGCGCGCTCGTGCGCTCGGGGAGTTTCACGCGGCTCGAATTAGTGTACGTCCGTCCACCGGCCGCTAGCGCGCGCACCATGACGGGCGGGGGCACGACATTGCGACGGATATTCGCCGGATCAATGAAGCCGAAGCCGCCCATCCACGAGAACCAGATTCGCCCATCCGTCCCGAGGATCGCTGTCGGCGCGACGCCGAAAAAAGATCCGCGATCGACTCCGTCCCGCGCGTCGAAATGCTCGGCGCGCATTGCGTAACCGGGCTCTCGTAGCACGCGGCGCACCTCGTCCGGGCTCAGCCGAACAACACCATCGGCTCCGCTCAGCCAGACTGCAGTAGCAGTCGGTACGATGCCACTGACGCCACGAAAGGCTCCCTCGCGTGTCACGATCGGTGAGAACCGGGCGCGTACGTTGGCGAAATCATCCAGCAGGGCAGCGCCGAGCTCGCCGCCGGCCCAGACGCGCCGGCCCTGAACGACAAGTGTGCGTACGCCGCCGACGCCCACGTCAGCGGGGCCATACTCCCTCTCGCCGCCCTCTCCGACGCGCACGACGCGACCATCGGCACATCCGAGCCAGACCTGGCCGGAGCTATCGGCCTGGATGGTGGCGACGATCCGCTCCGACGGACCATAGCGCTCCCAACCTGTTACGGTCGTCCTGAAAAGACCACGGCGCTCAGCCAACGCCCAGATCGTCCCGCTCGTGTCGCGGACCACGTCGAGGATCGTGGCGCCCTTGAGTCCGTCGGCCAACATGAGCGGGGCCAGCGATCCATCGCCCCCGTGCCACAATCGCGAGAAGCCAGCGACCCAGAGACTGCCTCTGAGGTCACGACGCAGCCTCATGATTCCGCGCGGGGCCACCTCTGTCGCTCCACCGGAACCATCGACTCGCGTGAGCAAACTGGACCGACTGCCCACCCAGAGTGCGCCGGAGTCTGCAGCGGCGATCGTCGGTATCTCTGATGACGAAGGCCATGACGTGGGTGTCACTTTAGGAACGCGAAACTGGTCCAGTCCTCCTTCTGTCGCGACCCAGATGGTTCCCTCCCGGTCTTCCAGCACCGAGAACACGTAACTCCCGCTGGTTCCGCTCAGCGGTGAAAACGCGAGGGTATCCGATACCGCAGCGACACTCGGCGCGCGGTCGACATCGGCAAGCGACACGCGAACGAGGCGACCCGTTGTGAAGAACCCCCACGCACGCGCCTGCCTGTCGATGAGCATTGAAGACCAACCGCGCGCGGCTCCGCGGTCGCGAGAAAAGTACGGCGCGTCATTCACCGCCCTCCCGGCTGTGTCGGCTATCCGCGAGATGCCCCGCATTTGCGACACCACCCATACTTCGCCGTTCGGCGCAGCGCGCACTCCACCAGTCCCGACTTCGCTCTCGCTTGCGGCGAGTGGTGGCGCGCGCCACGCGAACCGCGTCGTTCCACGCGGAAGCACAAAAACGCCCGCCGACCCGTCTACCCACAAATCACCACGACGATCGACAGTCAGGTCATTGGTGAAGCCACCCGCGTAGCCAATTTGTTCACCAGCAACTTGCCACGTTGCACCAATGAGTCGCGCAAGCCCCCGACTTGTCGACGCCCACATTGTGCGTGTCGAATCGTATGCGAAGGCGGTGACTGTGCCTCCGGGAAGTCCGTCGCGAATGCTGTACGACGCGATGCGCCCGTCTCGGATGACGCTGATACCACCGTAGGTATATCCAATCCAGAGCGCGCCGTCGGGCGAAGCGTATAGTATGTTCACCGCATTAGACGGCATCGTCTGACCGGTCGGCGGCGCATACCTTTCGAAGCGGATGCCATCGAAGCGAAAGAGCCCGCCCCCACCTCCGAGCCAGAGAAATCCATCGCGCGTCTGCACAAGTGCGGTTGTGCCCGTCGGCGCACCGTCTCGCGCGGTCCACGTGCGGTGAGAGAGCTGCGAAAGATTGGGTTGAAGTGCCTGTGCGTGCGTCGCGATGCCTGGGAGCGCGCTGCTGGTACCGAGCAGCAAAAGCGCCACGCGCCAACGTATCTTGAACGGACAGTGCATAAAGAATTCCAAGCCGCTCTGAGCGCGGATCATTGGCATGGTCGCATCGGGAGATGATCTCGCGATAATCGATCGCTGCGCGCGAAGTATGCAGACGGCTTTTGCGGACTATCCAGATCGAGCTCGCACGTGCCAGAGGCAATATTGCGAAGATCGAGCAATTCCGGTTCCAGGTCAAGCGACGCCTCACCCATGAGAACCTCTTGGCGGGCGCAACAAGAATTCAGTGACGCCGAAGCGCTTATTGGACGCCTCGCATCATTGGGACGCGCCGGATGCATATTCGGTTAGGCCGAGAATGCACTGCACGATTGCAT
This region of Gemmatimonas groenlandica genomic DNA includes:
- a CDS encoding DUF6130 family protein, whose product is MSRAVLTQNRKEHLQVVLAFGVGALSVSPRIGQVHITVDDLPCSLSARAARPLLWSAGREVRTRCSSHARTLSTTLSSRKRFTS
- a CDS encoding sensor histidine kinase, giving the protein MRLRRDLRGSLWVAGFSRLWHGGDGSLAPLMLADGLKGATILDVVRDTSGTIWALAERRGLFRTTVTGWERYGPSERIVATIQADSSGQVWLGCADGRVVRVGEGGEREYGPADVGVGGVRTLVVQGRRVWAGGELGAALLDDFANVRARFSPIVTREGAFRGVSGIVPTATAVWLSGADGVVRLSPDEVRRVLREPGYAMRAEHFDARDGVDRGSFFGVAPTAILGTDGRIWFSWMGGFGFIDPANIRRNVVPPPVMVRALAAGGRTYTNSSRVKLPERTSALSISYTALSMAVPERVQFRYRLVGLDTMWQDAGPRREAFYTNLRPGAYRFEVTAANDDGLWSVTPAAMDVLIPPAFAETTAFKGLCAVATVGAVWLLILWRQRRLAAGMRARFDATLAERTRVARELHDTLLSEVAGVRMQLDAVVRTAGSTGIGPTLAAIRDQTSHVLVNARQAVVEMRTSVEEAQPIDEQLAKAARRVFAASEVDVRVSWTGARRRYPVSLEVEALQIGLEALTNARNHAACGCVEVKCAYSRRALLLEVSDDGQGFDVKQAAANGHFGLVGMRERAGAIGARLTIESAPGRGVRVQLAIPTAPPG